In Hermetia illucens chromosome 5, iHerIll2.2.curated.20191125, whole genome shotgun sequence, a single window of DNA contains:
- the LOC119658310 gene encoding tensin isoform X13 produces MDLPKDFLECRYGSKKHNDYDVGFGQRKNVPKSQSFPMAFTLRNSASDNLRLHYVTQRILASILPNRSPIQEDVNGEMRNKFEKDVVSMLDQKHGKNYRIFDLESCIPIITLERICELCKHIDSWLEGNPEKVVVLQDREDRQRLGIAISAYLVYLDICSSTTAGRNRHLNDDACVQSTIEKNWLDLDIFSMKRFLEDFVGSLKIPSHKRYLKYFAGLLSGKIRMNSSSILLKRVIIETPPMWFQYDKGLSAQSSEWITFIKIYEGLQCAYTSKIHIIPVTTRQFVFEIGNLPLRGDIMIRCYQIIPHTNGDCGYLQGTREILYSLQFHTCAVTEKDISFGREDLDVIRDDFPSEYRITLQTNSNIPEDNIMMIQSPLVKIKSSNEITRYDSVEHFDLHSSCHTQGPIDGSLYATISKATKSSQTPYSVSTSPKESSVQEELYDQCLLSPPAQFSSQERQYNHAASNLFEKSCPTVDPLNCEIVEQRKCLPETNNNKDLCSSKHNSRLFDSCIEIRRSDSQGGYSAANSKFTIPVNLNPSETRDITIVETYNSVQNASSNGNDQPGSHEYVQSPLTLSMDSGISSSGALNRPYRGSSISPSSLPSQASPQEDRHRELDDILSDMLMTVQDIPDFSRPGNNQNQYRSHPMFRSQSVTPSSGNYAVLSQIQPQSQYNTIRRSQSYIIEQSPIQNYSTYVSKERQDIYDTSSTATTLTPPPSESGRDTPIATYSNSSSVGNFAALQHQNFQREKREIVVAPISERESQHFRGDQQHPIMSLPSRGQSSQKSCEVRSNVGTALVSEEEIPYHAREHSQPFSYGNVPPTSFHPETHSEDCTMIKTQSGLSSPSLVRRTLGRSPSPSPTLRKTAQRVDFEEMLRERREKVMNEKYSISERSDLNVPDVNSRSFGSEWAASSHSNRLQNSYPQSQPERQSFEPIRRSNTMDGGFHRSNSTDGFLGQTWLQMQQQKLRAKKDQQHRDDRRYFEEIIHSEIRSRPIRSRANMVRYDGYSSDTAAFMDEVDFRQPLQVQTPYNRDRLQDEIYNKTISTTKLTKERPFVAVKRAHEEAKQKAVLSPPSSPLTMLGAAPNGHIPQLYQEQSGLLTMGNNPSNGHVRLLREESFSSYRSETEPDHSTGESPRPETPAFPVTPRTPYGLSGSGSVSPALPPKSPTSLRRLYNSTWSLRSQKSSISSYDISKDLYSGHQKGQLHEVVNQNETISCYASRRNSNGSNANSEPQEVAPHLVKFVRDSSKYWYKPNISREDAVALLRKAEPGTFIVRDSTTYKNAFGLVLRVAYPPPGVELRSATGDELVRHFLVEPTSRGVRLKGCNNEPVFSSLSALVYQHSIMPLALPCRLIIPEQDIQSQQLHSPAQRHLLALGAACNVLYLLTCDTESLTGEEAIRKAVSQLFACKPLPIPTEVHFKAAQQGITLTDNTRQKFFRKHYPANSVSFCGLDPEKRTWSIPAPGSEVPVINKTIFAFVARRTTSSKDNQCHVFCDLQSNQPALAIAAFVNKVLPTDKQVNHNI; encoded by the exons AAAAAACACAACGATTACGATGTGGGATTTGGACAACGTAAGAATGTTCCGAAATCACAGTCG TTTCCAATGGCATTTACATTACGCAATTCAGCCTCTGATAATTTACGTCTACATTATGTTACACAACGAATTTTGGCTTCTATTCTGCCGAATCGGTCACCGATTCAAGAGGATGTGAATGGAGAAATgagaaataaatttgaaaaggatGTGGTATCAATGTTAGATCAAAAACACGGAAAG AATTATCGCATTTTCGATCTTGAATCATGTATTCCGATAATCACATTGGAAAGGATATGTGAGCTTTGTAAACACATTGACTCATGGCTAGAGGGTAACCCGGAAAAGGTTGTAGTCTTACAAGACCG AGAAGATCGGCAACGACTAGGAATCGCAATATCAGCTTATTTAGTATATTTGGATATTTGTTCATCTACCACTGCAGGCCGAAATAGACATTTGAATGATGATGCTTGTGTCCAAAGCACAATCGAAAAAAATTGGTTAGATTTGGatattttttcgatgaaaaggtTTCTTGAGGATTTTGTGGGCTCATTGAAGATACCATCCCATAAACGTTATTTAAAATACTTCGCTGGACTGTTATCCGGAAAGATTCGAATGAATTCCTCATCAATTCTTCTTAAACGTGTTATTATAGAGACACCACCAATGTGGTTTCAATACGATAAAGGATTATCAGCGCAATCGTCAGAATGGATTacatttataaaaatttatgaAGGCTTACAATGTGCCTATACTTCCA AAATTCATATTATTCCTGTGACTACCAGACAATTTGTGTTTGAAATCGGGAATTTACCATTGAGAGGTGATATCATGATAAGGTGCTACCAGATAATACCTCATACGAATGGCGATTGTGGTTACCTCCAAGGAACTCGAGAAATTTTGTATTCCTTGCAGTTTCACACTTGTGCAGTAACAGAGAAAGATATTTCTTTTGGACGCGAAGATTTGGATGTTATTCGTGATG ATTTCCCAAGTGAATATCGAATCACGCTACAAACTAACTCCAATATTCCTGAGGATAATATTATGATGATCCAGAGTCCTCTTGTGAAGATCAAATCTTCTAATGAAATCACAAGATATGATAGTGTAGAACATTTTGATTTAC ATTCTTCATGTCATACACAAGGGCCCATTGATGGTTCGTTATATGCAACGATATCAAAAGCTACAAAGTCATCGCAGACACCTTATTCAGTTTCGACTTCTCCAAAGGAATCCTCTGTACAAGAAGAACTTTACGACCAGTGCTTATTATCTCCACCAGCTCAATTTAGTAGTCAAGAACGTCAATATAATCACGCCGCGTCGAATTTATTCGAGAAGTCATGTCCAACAGTTGACCCCTTAAACTGCGAAATAGTTGAGCAAAGAAAATGTTTACCTGAGACCAACAATAATAAGGATCTATGCAGCAGCAAACACAACTCTCGGTTATTTGATTCCTGCATTGAAATAAGAAGATCTGATTCACAGGGAGGTTATTCGGCCGCTAACAGCAAGTTTACTATACCAGTTAACCTAAATCCATCTGAAACTCGTGATATTACAATCGTTGAAACTTATAATAGCGTACAAAATGCATCTAGTAATGGAAATGATCAGCCAGGTAGTCATGAGTATGTGCAAAGCCCACTTACACTCTCTATGGATTCAGGAATTTCAAGCAGTGGTGCATTGAATA GACCATATCGGGGATCAAGTATATCGCCGTCAAGCCTCCCTAGTCAGGCAAGCCCTCAAG AGGACCGCCATAGAGAACTTGATGACATTTTGTCTGACATGCTTATGACTGTCCAGGATATCCCAGATTTCAGCAGGCCAGGGAACAATCAGAATCAATATCGATCGCATCCTATGTTTCGTAGTCAAAGTGTAACACCATCATCGGGAAATTACGCGGTTCTCTCTCAAATCCAACCACAATCTCAGTATAACACTATACGACGATCCCAATCATATATAATTGAACAATCTCCTATCCAAAATTATTCTACATACGTTTCAAAGGAACGTCAGGACATTTACGATACATCGAGTACTGCAACTACGCTGACGCCTCCACCTAGCGAAAGTGGCCGGGATACCCCCATCGCAACATATAGCAACTCGAGTAGTGTCGGGAACTTTGCCGCATTGCAACATCAGAATTTTCAACGCGAAAAACGTGAAATAGTCGTAGCACCGATATCTGAGCgggaatcgcaacattttcgcGGAGATCAACAGCATCCGATCATGAGTTTACCATCGCGCGGGCAGTCATCTCAGAAATCTTGTGAAGTTCGGTCGAACGTGGGTACCGCGCTTGTATCTGAGGAGGAAATCCCATATCACGCCCGGGAACATTCGCAACCTTTTTCGTACGGTAACGTGCCGCCAACTAGTTTTCATCCAGAAACGCATTCGGAAGATTGCACAATGATTAAAACACAATCAGGGCTATCAAGCCCTTCACTTGTACGGAGAACGCTCGGCCGGTCGCCTTCGCCGTCTCCTACACTCCGTAAAACTGCGCAGCGTGTCGACTTTGAAGAAATGCTTCGAGAACGTCGCGAAAAAGTCATGAACGAAAAATACTCTATAAGTGAGCGATCTGACCTAAATGTCCCTGACGTTAACTCACGATCTTTCGGTAGTGAGTGGGCCGCCAGTTCGCATTCCAATCGACTTCAGAATTCgtatcctcagagccagcctgAGCGGCAATCCTTCGAACCTATTCGACGTTCGAACACCATGGACGGAGGATTTCATCGCAGTAACAGCACAGATGG atTCCTTGGACAAACATGGCTGCAAATGCAGCAGCAAAAGTTAAGAGCAAAGAAGGACCAACAACATCGCGATGATAGGCGCTATTTTGAAGAAATTATACATAGCGAGATACGAAGCCGTCCTATCAG GTCTCGCGCAAATATGGTTCGTTATGATGGCTATTCGAGTGATACAGCTGCTTTTATGGATGAAGTGGATTTTCGCCAACCCTTACAAGTACAGACGCCTTACAATCGGGACAG GCTGCAAGATGAGATTTATAACAAAACAATAAGTACAACGAAATTAACGAAGGAGAGACCATTTGTTGCTGTGAAGCGTGCACACGAGGAAGCTAAACAGAAGGCAGTGTTG TCACCGCCATCATCACCACTAACTATGCTAGGTGCTGCTCCAAATGGGCATATTCCGCAATTATACCAGGAACAGAGCGGACTTTTGACGATGGGTAATAATCCATCCAATGGACATGTGCGATTG TTACGCGAGGAATCGTTTTCATCATATCGATCAGAAACGGAACCTGACCATTCGACAGGAGAATCACCACGACCAGAAACTCCGGCGTTTCCTGTCACACCCCGTACACCGTATGGATTAAGTGGGAGCGGCAGCGTTAGTCCAGCTTTACCACCAAAAAGTCCAACTTCATTGCG GCGATTATATAATTCAACGTGGTCGTTGAGGAGCCAAAAATCGTCAATTTCATCCTATGATATAAG CAAGGATTTATATTCAGGACATCAGAAGGGACAGTTGCATGAGGTAGTTAATCAAAATGAAACTATCTCCTGCTATGCTTCTCGTCGGAATTCAAATGGATCAAATGCCAACAGCGAACCCCAGGAAGTGGCACCCCACCTTGTGAA ATTTGTTCGGGATTCCTCAAAATATTGGTATAAGCCAAATATTTCTCGTGAGGATGCAGTGGCATTATTGAGAAAAGCTGAGCCAGGAACTTTCATTGTTCGAGATTCAACGACGTATAAAAATGCTTTCGGTCTAGTGCTGCGTGTAGCTTATCCGCCGCCAGGAGTTGAATTAAGGAGTGCGACTGGTGACGAATTAGTTCGTCATTTCTTAGTAGAGCCTACTTCTCGTGGAGTTAGGTTAAAAGGGTGCAACAATGAGCCTGTTTTTTCATCACTGTCAGCATTAGTTTATCAGCATTCAATAATGCCTCTGGCACTACCATGTCGTTTAATTATTCCGGAACAG GATATTCAATCACAACAATTACATTCTCCAGCGCAACGCCATTTACTTGCTTTAGGTGCAGCATGCAATGTTCTATATTTGCTAACGTGTGATACGGAGTCGTTAACAGGGGAGGAAGCCATTCGTAAGGCTGTCTCCCAGTTATTTGCATGCAAACCCTTGCCTATTCCGACCGAAGTTCACTTCAAAGCAGCTCAACAAGGGATTACTTTAACTGATAATACAAGGCAAAAATTTTTCAG GAAACACTATCCTGCCAATAGTGTATCATTCTGTGGATTAGATCCAGAGAAACGGACTTGGAGTATACCAGCTCCTGGAAGTGAAGTTCCTGTCAtaaataa AACGATTTTTGCCTTTGTCGCTCGGCGTACAACATCATCGAAGGATAATCAGTGTCACGTGTTTTGTGACTTACAATCCAATCAACCTGCCTTGGCCATTGCAGCATTTGTTAACAAGGTGTTACCGACGGATAAGCAAGTTAACCACAATATTTAG